ACCTAACGTACCGACTATTGCGTACACCGGATGAGACTGGAATAGTCCCAGGAAGGCCAGGAATTCACTGATGAAGCCAGACAGCCCCGGCAAGCCCAGGGATGCCATACCTGAGATGAGCAGAATTCCGCTCATAAACGGTACTGATTTGGCGAGACCGCCCAAGCTATCCAGCATAGTCGTCTCCGTACGCTCGAAGATGCTGCCGACGAGCAAGAACATAAGCGCGGAGATCAGACCGTGCGAAACAAGCTGGAATACGGCGCCCTGCAAGCCGGTGACCTGAAAGGCCGCAAGACCAAGCAGCACGACGCCCATATGGCTAATACTTGAATATGCCAGTACAAGCTTGAAATCTTTCTGTACGATGGCCAGAATCGCGCCGTACACAATGTTGATGACCCCGAGCAGCGCAAGCATCCAAGCCCACTGCTTCGCCTCAGTCGGAAAGAATAGAATCCCGAAGCGGATGAGACCGTAGGCTCCCATTTTGAGGAGGATGCCCGAGTGGATCATGACGACGGAAGGCGGAGCTTCCGTGTGTACTTTCAGCATCCACGTATGGAACGGGAAGATCGGCAGTTTAATGCCGAACGCTACGAGCAGCATGATGAACAGGGTCCACTTCATGGAGCTGCCCAAGTAAAAAGGAGTATCTGGCTGGTTCACTAGCGCCATAGGATCTTTCAATAAATTGTGGGCGATCGTTTGAATATCACCGCTGTAGTACACGATAGCCTCCGTAGTCGAGGGCGACTGACTGAAGCCTGCCGTCGTGACAAGAATCAGGAAAGCAATCAACATAATGGCGGAGCCTAGTCCGTTATAGATCAGGAAGCGATTCGCCGCTTCCTCCCGCTTGATGTAGCCCCAGATCCCGATCAAGAAGAACATCGGTACCAGCGTGAGCTCGAAGAACAGGAAGAACAGGAACAGATCCTGGGACATGAATACGCCGAACATCCCGATCTCCAGCAGCAGGAATAAGATAAAGTAGGTTTTCCAGCGCTTCTTGATATGTACGGAGGCCATGGCGGCCATCGTAGAAATCAGAGCCGTTAGAAATACTAAAGGTAGTGAAACCCCGTCTACAGCCAGTGAATATTTAAACTTAAAATAGTACTGCGTTAATTTGTCAATCGCCTCATGATTCAGCGGAACCGTAATCCAGTTAAGCTGCTCCTTGTACTGCAGAGGATCGCCATGATAGTTGTAATCCACGTACAGCCAAGCTGCCAGCACTAGTGGAATTAACGTCGTCAGGATGGCGACGGTTTTGATCAGGTTGCCTTTATCCGAACGAAGGAAGCATAGTACCAGAATCCCCAGCAATGGCGAGAAGGCAATCATACTTAAAATCGGCAGATTATTCAGCATGGATGAACCTCCTTCCCGCAATAGCCAGTGCCAGGATCAGCATGCC
This genomic window from Paenibacillus hexagrammi contains:
- a CDS encoding complex I subunit 4 family protein, with the protein product MLNNLPILSMIAFSPLLGILVLCFLRSDKGNLIKTVAILTTLIPLVLAAWLYVDYNYHGDPLQYKEQLNWITVPLNHEAIDKLTQYYFKFKYSLAVDGVSLPLVFLTALISTMAAMASVHIKKRWKTYFILFLLLEIGMFGVFMSQDLFLFFLFFELTLVPMFFLIGIWGYIKREEAANRFLIYNGLGSAIMLIAFLILVTTAGFSQSPSTTEAIVYYSGDIQTIAHNLLKDPMALVNQPDTPFYLGSSMKWTLFIMLLVAFGIKLPIFPFHTWMLKVHTEAPPSVVMIHSGILLKMGAYGLIRFGILFFPTEAKQWAWMLALLGVINIVYGAILAIVQKDFKLVLAYSSISHMGVVLLGLAAFQVTGLQGAVFQLVSHGLISALMFLLVGSIFERTETTMLDSLGGLAKSVPFMSGILLISGMASLGLPGLSGFISEFLAFLGLFQSHPVYAIVGTLGIILAAVYVLRGVLSITYGPLKDHLAAYEMRDARLMEAIPMIVLVAFILLLGVFPSVLSQVMHQTLGSFDQVIQSVAGKIGG